Proteins encoded in a region of the Sphingomonas sp. HMP9 genome:
- a CDS encoding class I SAM-dependent methyltransferase — MEKIGHAVMGDQKGDGTMFGKTARARLKNVLPRKVVDQLVLLEASAQLLRDIRGRHPRDCPICSYHGLFWAKGRQPMVFDGECPRCRSVGRHRQHHLLMERHPDWLNGSVVLHFAPEPCFDRRYADRLKATGGSYLRADYEPTKGETQVDLQAIQFPDGSFDTVICHNVLEHVPDDRKAMREIARVLRPNGRALLSVPMFEAWEHTYEDPSITTEEGRDLYFNQDDHLRLYGRDFRDRLKEAGLDHTSYVATEPEVSRYGLERGETIFIATRQQG, encoded by the coding sequence GTGGAAAAAATCGGCCATGCGGTCATGGGCGATCAGAAGGGCGACGGGACTATGTTTGGCAAGACGGCGCGGGCACGGTTGAAGAATGTTTTACCGCGTAAGGTAGTCGATCAGCTTGTCTTGCTTGAAGCGAGCGCACAGCTGTTGCGCGACATCCGGGGACGTCATCCTCGAGATTGCCCGATCTGTAGCTATCATGGCCTGTTCTGGGCTAAGGGCCGGCAGCCCATGGTATTCGATGGCGAATGCCCCAGGTGCCGTTCAGTCGGTCGACATCGTCAGCATCACCTGTTGATGGAACGGCACCCTGATTGGCTCAATGGATCTGTGGTCCTCCACTTTGCGCCGGAACCCTGCTTCGACCGGCGTTACGCCGACCGGTTGAAGGCAACCGGTGGCAGCTATCTACGCGCCGACTATGAACCCACCAAAGGTGAGACGCAGGTCGATCTACAGGCCATTCAATTTCCCGACGGTTCGTTCGACACCGTAATCTGCCACAATGTGTTGGAGCACGTGCCGGACGATCGTAAGGCAATGCGCGAGATCGCTCGGGTGCTCCGACCCAACGGGCGTGCGCTCCTGTCGGTGCCGATGTTCGAGGCTTGGGAACACACCTATGAGGATCCGTCGATTACGACGGAAGAGGGAAGGGATCTGTACTTCAACCAAGACGACCATCTGCGTCTATACGGGCGGGACTTCCGTGATCGGCTCAAGGAAGCCGGCCTTGATCACACCAGCTATGTGGCGACCGAGCCAGAGGTTAGCCGCTACGGGCTCGAGCGTGGTGAGACCATTTTTATTGCTACACGGCAGCAGGGGTGA
- a CDS encoding MarR family winged helix-turn-helix transcriptional regulator: MTRPDGLPDAANYDTGIDVVLIAAPDASDRLTVALAALHSRILARLDWQATSSDHAAPQVIVVEAAGIDPALLAERLPEIVDLAAALQAGLVVALSVEEIDVVAAATLGGSTRLLVDPTIGDCVAAIVVAAEASRIPAGVFDVHRETDGTRLERLNTEVARIAEALARLTRAEIEGDAPAPPIVGDRTNRYGAPPALAEPSAADVRRAIRARRLRDQFFGATLFEDPGWDMLLDLYAAELERGRVSVSSLCIAAAVAPTTALRWIARMTDTGLFERHPDAHDRRRAFMVLSDRASEAMRGYIAATSGADLRIP; this comes from the coding sequence ATGACCCGACCGGACGGCCTGCCTGATGCGGCGAATTACGACACGGGGATCGACGTGGTCCTCATCGCCGCGCCGGACGCGTCGGACCGGCTTACCGTTGCCCTCGCCGCGCTACATAGCCGCATCCTCGCCCGCCTCGATTGGCAGGCAACATCAAGCGATCACGCGGCACCACAAGTGATCGTCGTCGAGGCCGCCGGAATCGATCCCGCGTTGCTCGCCGAACGCCTGCCCGAAATCGTCGATCTGGCGGCGGCGTTGCAGGCCGGGCTGGTGGTCGCGCTGAGCGTCGAAGAGATCGACGTCGTCGCTGCGGCGACGCTGGGCGGCAGCACCCGGTTGCTGGTCGATCCCACGATCGGCGATTGCGTCGCGGCGATCGTGGTCGCCGCCGAAGCTTCGCGCATCCCGGCGGGCGTGTTCGATGTCCACCGCGAGACCGACGGCACCCGGCTCGAGCGACTGAACACCGAGGTCGCGCGGATCGCCGAAGCGCTCGCGCGACTGACGCGCGCGGAGATCGAAGGCGATGCACCCGCCCCGCCCATCGTCGGTGATCGCACCAACCGCTACGGTGCGCCACCTGCCCTGGCTGAGCCGAGTGCGGCGGATGTCCGTCGGGCGATCCGCGCGCGGCGATTGCGCGACCAGTTCTTCGGCGCGACGCTGTTCGAGGATCCGGGCTGGGACATGCTGCTCGATCTCTACGCGGCCGAACTGGAGCGAGGCCGTGTCTCGGTGTCGAGCCTGTGTATCGCCGCCGCGGTCGCGCCGACGACTGCACTGCGCTGGATCGCGCGGATGACCGACACCGGATTGTTCGAACGCCACCCCGATGCGCACGACCGGCGGCGCGCATTTATGGTACTCTCCGACCGCGCGAGCGAGGCGATGCGCGGGTACATCGCGGCCACCAGCGGCGCCGACCTGCGGATTCCGTAA